One window of the Solanum stenotomum isolate F172 chromosome 11, ASM1918654v1, whole genome shotgun sequence genome contains the following:
- the LOC125844067 gene encoding translocation protein SEC62-like isoform X2, with translation MKKPGGAEKKKVRRSQSLQSNTDTPRKQAAPKDVFQVFAEKARDHKDLVSRWAVLQETRVEYFRGKDFVSFVRNHLELKDILESDRSLEAEDIANILLKKNLLVRCDRVVKTVRPGKKKLSTFPAHLEIYHDQVFSENDAFFAWTFVKRRPLWQTLLSFCWPVLTLAICLFPVYPHQVKLLILYSCAGLLLLILCVLLLRGLVFGALWILLGKRFWLFPNILAEEATLKELFQFWPQKDEGERPKWTARLFYAIAGVVLISLLRHHAPDEAARARYQKRVSNIIDDVLEWSPSLALSGMIEKQPVVNITEPNDNVTDNKSSDEKLFSSGDLDDETIPNEEVDEVTENTEDSDHPQNI, from the exons AAGCAAGCTGCGCCAAAGGATGTCTTCCAGGTATTTGCTGAGAAAGCTAGAGACCATAAGGACTTGGTGTCTCGTTGGGCTGTCCTACAGGAAACACGGGTGGAGTATTTCAGGGGAAAAGATTTTGTTAGTTTTGTGAGAAATCATTTAGAACTGAAAGACATACTCGAGTCAGATAGAAGTTTGGAAGCTGAAGATATTGCCAACATTCTGCTTAAGAAGAACCTTTTGGTCCGATGTGATCGCGTGGTAAAAACTGTCCGGCCTGGCAAGAAGAAATTATCTACCTTTCCAGCACATTTAGAGATATACCAT GATCAAGTATTTTCTGAAAATGATGCCTTCTTCGCATGGACATTTGTCAAAAGAAGGCCCCTATGGCAAACACTTCTTTCATTTTGCTGGCCAGTTTTGACACTAGCGATCTGCTTGTTTCCTGTGTATCCTCATCAGGTCAAACTGCTTATCCTCTACTCATGTGCTGGTCTCCTCCTCCTTATACTTTGCGTACTTTTGT TGAGAGGCTTGGTCTTTGGTGCTCTTTGGATTCTTCTTGGAAAACGTTTCTGGTTATTCCCCAACATTCTTGCTGAGGAGGCAACACTCAAAGAATTGTTCCAGTTTTGGCCCCAGAAAGATGAGGGCGAGCGACCAAAGTGGACTGCGAGGCTCTTCTATGCAATTGCAGGTGTGGTGCTTATTTCACTCCTAAGGCATCATGCTCCTGATGAGGCTGCAAGAGCCAG GTATCAGAAGCGGGTTTCTAACATTATAGACGATGTGCTCGAGTGGTCTCCAAGTCTAGCTTTGTCAGGCATGATAGAAAAGCAACCTGTGGTGAACATCACCGAGCCTAATGACAATGTAACTGATAACAAGAGTAGCGATGAAAAGCTATTTTCCTCAGGTGATTTAGATGATGAAACCATACCCAATGAAGAAGTTGATGAAGTTACTGAAAATACAGAAGATAGTGATCATCcccaaaacatataa
- the LOC125844067 gene encoding translocation protein SEC62-like isoform X4, with translation MKKPGGAEKKKKQAAPKDVFQVFAEKARDHKDLVSRWAVLQETRVEYFRGKDFVSFVRNHLELKDILESDRSLEAEDIANILLKKNLLVRCDRVVKTVRPGKKKLSTFPAHLEIYHDQVFSENDAFFAWTFVKRRPLWQTLLSFCWPVLTLAICLFPVYPHQVKLLILYSCAGLLLLILCVLLLRGLVFGALWILLGKRFWLFPNILAEEATLKELFQFWPQKDEGERPKWTARLFYAIAGVVLISLLRHHAPDEAARARYQKRVSNIIDDVLEWSPSLALSGMIEKQPVVNITEPNDNVTDNKSSDEKLFSSGDLDDETIPNEEVDEVTENTEDSDHPQNI, from the exons AAGCAAGCTGCGCCAAAGGATGTCTTCCAGGTATTTGCTGAGAAAGCTAGAGACCATAAGGACTTGGTGTCTCGTTGGGCTGTCCTACAGGAAACACGGGTGGAGTATTTCAGGGGAAAAGATTTTGTTAGTTTTGTGAGAAATCATTTAGAACTGAAAGACATACTCGAGTCAGATAGAAGTTTGGAAGCTGAAGATATTGCCAACATTCTGCTTAAGAAGAACCTTTTGGTCCGATGTGATCGCGTGGTAAAAACTGTCCGGCCTGGCAAGAAGAAATTATCTACCTTTCCAGCACATTTAGAGATATACCAT GATCAAGTATTTTCTGAAAATGATGCCTTCTTCGCATGGACATTTGTCAAAAGAAGGCCCCTATGGCAAACACTTCTTTCATTTTGCTGGCCAGTTTTGACACTAGCGATCTGCTTGTTTCCTGTGTATCCTCATCAGGTCAAACTGCTTATCCTCTACTCATGTGCTGGTCTCCTCCTCCTTATACTTTGCGTACTTTTGT TGAGAGGCTTGGTCTTTGGTGCTCTTTGGATTCTTCTTGGAAAACGTTTCTGGTTATTCCCCAACATTCTTGCTGAGGAGGCAACACTCAAAGAATTGTTCCAGTTTTGGCCCCAGAAAGATGAGGGCGAGCGACCAAAGTGGACTGCGAGGCTCTTCTATGCAATTGCAGGTGTGGTGCTTATTTCACTCCTAAGGCATCATGCTCCTGATGAGGCTGCAAGAGCCAG GTATCAGAAGCGGGTTTCTAACATTATAGACGATGTGCTCGAGTGGTCTCCAAGTCTAGCTTTGTCAGGCATGATAGAAAAGCAACCTGTGGTGAACATCACCGAGCCTAATGACAATGTAACTGATAACAAGAGTAGCGATGAAAAGCTATTTTCCTCAGGTGATTTAGATGATGAAACCATACCCAATGAAGAAGTTGATGAAGTTACTGAAAATACAGAAGATAGTGATCATCcccaaaacatataa
- the LOC125844067 gene encoding translocation protein SEC62-like isoform X3, producing MKKPGGAEKKKFQKQAAPKDVFQVFAEKARDHKDLVSRWAVLQETRVEYFRGKDFVSFVRNHLELKDILESDRSLEAEDIANILLKKNLLVRCDRVVKTVRPGKKKLSTFPAHLEIYHDQVFSENDAFFAWTFVKRRPLWQTLLSFCWPVLTLAICLFPVYPHQVKLLILYSCAGLLLLILCVLLLRGLVFGALWILLGKRFWLFPNILAEEATLKELFQFWPQKDEGERPKWTARLFYAIAGVVLISLLRHHAPDEAARARYQKRVSNIIDDVLEWSPSLALSGMIEKQPVVNITEPNDNVTDNKSSDEKLFSSGDLDDETIPNEEVDEVTENTEDSDHPQNI from the exons TTTCAGAAGCAAGCTGCGCCAAAGGATGTCTTCCAGGTATTTGCTGAGAAAGCTAGAGACCATAAGGACTTGGTGTCTCGTTGGGCTGTCCTACAGGAAACACGGGTGGAGTATTTCAGGGGAAAAGATTTTGTTAGTTTTGTGAGAAATCATTTAGAACTGAAAGACATACTCGAGTCAGATAGAAGTTTGGAAGCTGAAGATATTGCCAACATTCTGCTTAAGAAGAACCTTTTGGTCCGATGTGATCGCGTGGTAAAAACTGTCCGGCCTGGCAAGAAGAAATTATCTACCTTTCCAGCACATTTAGAGATATACCAT GATCAAGTATTTTCTGAAAATGATGCCTTCTTCGCATGGACATTTGTCAAAAGAAGGCCCCTATGGCAAACACTTCTTTCATTTTGCTGGCCAGTTTTGACACTAGCGATCTGCTTGTTTCCTGTGTATCCTCATCAGGTCAAACTGCTTATCCTCTACTCATGTGCTGGTCTCCTCCTCCTTATACTTTGCGTACTTTTGT TGAGAGGCTTGGTCTTTGGTGCTCTTTGGATTCTTCTTGGAAAACGTTTCTGGTTATTCCCCAACATTCTTGCTGAGGAGGCAACACTCAAAGAATTGTTCCAGTTTTGGCCCCAGAAAGATGAGGGCGAGCGACCAAAGTGGACTGCGAGGCTCTTCTATGCAATTGCAGGTGTGGTGCTTATTTCACTCCTAAGGCATCATGCTCCTGATGAGGCTGCAAGAGCCAG GTATCAGAAGCGGGTTTCTAACATTATAGACGATGTGCTCGAGTGGTCTCCAAGTCTAGCTTTGTCAGGCATGATAGAAAAGCAACCTGTGGTGAACATCACCGAGCCTAATGACAATGTAACTGATAACAAGAGTAGCGATGAAAAGCTATTTTCCTCAGGTGATTTAGATGATGAAACCATACCCAATGAAGAAGTTGATGAAGTTACTGAAAATACAGAAGATAGTGATCATCcccaaaacatataa
- the LOC125844067 gene encoding translocation protein SEC62-like isoform X1 — MKKPGGAEKKKVRRSQSLQSNTDTPRFQKQAAPKDVFQVFAEKARDHKDLVSRWAVLQETRVEYFRGKDFVSFVRNHLELKDILESDRSLEAEDIANILLKKNLLVRCDRVVKTVRPGKKKLSTFPAHLEIYHDQVFSENDAFFAWTFVKRRPLWQTLLSFCWPVLTLAICLFPVYPHQVKLLILYSCAGLLLLILCVLLLRGLVFGALWILLGKRFWLFPNILAEEATLKELFQFWPQKDEGERPKWTARLFYAIAGVVLISLLRHHAPDEAARARYQKRVSNIIDDVLEWSPSLALSGMIEKQPVVNITEPNDNVTDNKSSDEKLFSSGDLDDETIPNEEVDEVTENTEDSDHPQNI, encoded by the exons TTTCAGAAGCAAGCTGCGCCAAAGGATGTCTTCCAGGTATTTGCTGAGAAAGCTAGAGACCATAAGGACTTGGTGTCTCGTTGGGCTGTCCTACAGGAAACACGGGTGGAGTATTTCAGGGGAAAAGATTTTGTTAGTTTTGTGAGAAATCATTTAGAACTGAAAGACATACTCGAGTCAGATAGAAGTTTGGAAGCTGAAGATATTGCCAACATTCTGCTTAAGAAGAACCTTTTGGTCCGATGTGATCGCGTGGTAAAAACTGTCCGGCCTGGCAAGAAGAAATTATCTACCTTTCCAGCACATTTAGAGATATACCAT GATCAAGTATTTTCTGAAAATGATGCCTTCTTCGCATGGACATTTGTCAAAAGAAGGCCCCTATGGCAAACACTTCTTTCATTTTGCTGGCCAGTTTTGACACTAGCGATCTGCTTGTTTCCTGTGTATCCTCATCAGGTCAAACTGCTTATCCTCTACTCATGTGCTGGTCTCCTCCTCCTTATACTTTGCGTACTTTTGT TGAGAGGCTTGGTCTTTGGTGCTCTTTGGATTCTTCTTGGAAAACGTTTCTGGTTATTCCCCAACATTCTTGCTGAGGAGGCAACACTCAAAGAATTGTTCCAGTTTTGGCCCCAGAAAGATGAGGGCGAGCGACCAAAGTGGACTGCGAGGCTCTTCTATGCAATTGCAGGTGTGGTGCTTATTTCACTCCTAAGGCATCATGCTCCTGATGAGGCTGCAAGAGCCAG GTATCAGAAGCGGGTTTCTAACATTATAGACGATGTGCTCGAGTGGTCTCCAAGTCTAGCTTTGTCAGGCATGATAGAAAAGCAACCTGTGGTGAACATCACCGAGCCTAATGACAATGTAACTGATAACAAGAGTAGCGATGAAAAGCTATTTTCCTCAGGTGATTTAGATGATGAAACCATACCCAATGAAGAAGTTGATGAAGTTACTGAAAATACAGAAGATAGTGATCATCcccaaaacatataa